A window of Tatumella citrea genomic DNA:
ATTACAGGGGGAAAGACGCACCCCCGTGCGATCAGCACCAATTTCACCCACTATTGCATCGGTAATTTCGAGTAGTAGACGGGTTCGGTTTTCAATAGTCGCTCCGTTATATATATCATCACGAGTGTTTATCAGGGGATTGATAAACTGTTCGATCAAATATCCGTTAGCAGCATGAATTTCTACCCCATCAAAACCAGCCGCTATCGCATTAATTGCCGCAAGGCGAAAATCATTCACTATCCGGGGTATTTCTTCGGTAGCAAGTGCTCTTGGTGTGCTTGCTGTCACTGTCGCAGGCTGTCCATTGTCGTCCCAGGCAAATGCGTTGCCTCCCTTAACAGAGGATGCACTGACAGGTGCAAGCCCTTCAGGTTGCAAACTGACGTGAGAGACTCGCCCGACATGCCATAGCTGAGCAAAAATCTTTCCGCCTTGCTGATGAACAGCTTCGGTGACCGGACGCCAGGCAACTACTTGCGATTCACGGTAAATCCCCGGGGTAAAAAGATATCCGGTGCCTTCACGGGATATAGGCAACCCCTCAGAGATTATCAACCCGGCGCTGGCTCTCTGAGCGTAGTATTGAGTGGTCAGATCATCTGCATGTTCATCTCTTGCACGGGAACGTGTCATGGGAGCCATGACAAAACGGTTCACAAGCTGTGTTTTCCCCATGTGATAAGTTGTAAAAAGTTCATTAGTTGACATTGTTCAGTTGCTCCAACAATCAGCAATAAGCTGGTGAGAATAAATACGTGCTTCAGCATCGTGAATCCATGAATTCACCATAATTTCATTTGCACCAGTACGACGGATCAGGTCCATTAAGCCTGCGCGGACCCCCTTCGGAGTTCCCCATATTGATTCTCTTAACTGCGTGAGTATTTGTTGGGCTTCAGAGGGCCGCCATAATATATTCATGTTACGAACTGGCTTCAGCAGCTTTACAGCAATCCCCCGCCGAAAATAGAGGAACTTCTGCAATTCCGTAGTCGCCAACAGGTCAGCTTCTTTTTGTGTATTTGCTGCAATAACGTTAACGCATACCATGACAAACGGGCTTTCGAGGAATTCCGACGGCTTAAACTCTGATCGATAAGTATCAATAGCGTTAGCCATATCGCCTGGTGAAAAATAAGAAGCAAACACAAAAGGTAAACTTTTCTGTGCCGCAAGCTTCGCACTGAAAGTACCAGACCCAAGCAGCCAGACAGGAATAGGCAGCCCTGCACCTGGTATGGCAGTGATACTCTGTCCGGAGTGTGCCTCAGCCAGAAAATATTGGAGTTCTTCCAGCAAGCCAGGAAATTCAAAACTTTGTGAAAGGCCATCACGCCGTAACGTCCGGCGAGTTTCCTGATCGATTCCGGAGGCTCGCCCAATACCAAGATCTACCCGGCCAGGATAGAGTGTCTCAAGCGTCCCAAACTGCTCAGCAATAATTAAAGGAGCATGATTTGGCAACATAATCCCGCCAGAACCAATCCGTATTTTATGAGTCCGGGCTCCAATGTGGCTCAGAAGCACCGCAGTAGCAGCACTGGCAATATCTGGCTTGTTATGGTGTTCAGCCATCCAGAAACGATGATAACCTGCATCTTCCGCCGCCCTGGCAAGAGTAATACTGGTGTTAATGGCATCAGAAACAGAATGCCCTTCGGTGACAGGAGACAAGTCCAAAAGTGACAGAGGAATGTCAGAAAATTTCATAGTCATCAATTTAATCTCCTTCCTCTGTCGTAAAAAATAAATATGGCAGTCACTATGTCAGGTTTCATAAGCATGATAAATCAGGTTACATTCGGAGCTGTGTATACATATATTCTCCAATACCCCGGATTAAATAGCGCTATTCTTAGCACTGAAGAAAATGTACAGATATATCATTTAATCCTTAATTTTTTCCCACGGAGATCTGATGTCCAGAACAGCAAAAACTGAAGCCCGATATCATTCAGCATGTGACATTGCACACCGCTGGTTTGCGTATTTTGAAGGAGAAACAGAAGATGTTATTTCTCACAGCAGCATCTTCTCTGAAGACATTATGTTAGTACATGCAGGAACTCATCTGCTGGCAAAAGGGAAATCAGAAATTATTCAGTGGCTGAATAACTTGCCTTATGAAAAAGGATCACATTTTATTCGACATATTGATGTTAAACCTTTAGAGAATGACCAGGCCGAAGTAAATATGGATATCAGTTATCAGGCAATAGGTAAAGACGGAACAGTTGGAGGAGCGTTATCTAAATACCAGACACTGGTTACTTATGATAATGAGAATAATGCTGTATTTACTTTTATACAGAAAACCCCACTGATGCCAAATCCTGATAAAGTATTTCATGATTCATTTGCTGACAATCGCCTGAGGTCATTTATTAACCATCTCTTCTATCTGATGCTGACACCCAACGCAGATATTCGGTCATTATTCAGCTCTGCGCCTGAATCTTATAGCTTAAACAGAGTTTTATCATTGCCTGAATCCTCGAACATAAGTGATATTTTGCTTATAAGTTCAGATCCAGAATCATTATCATTTTTGATTCAATTTTCTTTATCCACTACGATTTATGAGTTGAGCCTGTCACTTAACGAAGCACCAGGACGCTATATATCTATAAAACATGCTGAATTATTAGAGAAAGTTGGATAAACCATGAGAAAAACCGATCATCTGGGTGGAATAAATGCATTCATAACCACAGCTCAGTTGGGTAATTTTACGGCAGCCGCCGAACGGCTGGGATTGACTAAATCTGCAGTGGGTAAAAGCGTCAGTCGGCTTGAAGACCGCCTGGGACTAAAACTATTCCACAGGTCCACCCGTAGACTCAGCCTGACTCCGGATGGTGAGCGATTTTTAATCAGTTGCCAGAGCGCTTTCGATATTCTTGACCAGGCGGAAGCGGAATTAAAATCTCATATCCAACAGCCTGCTGGCAGGCTTCGGGTAGATTTGCCTGCTGCTTTCGGCAGGCAACGCATATTGCCAATCTTACTGGAAATTACCCGTAAATATCCCGAACTTGCTCTGACAGTGACATTCAGCGAGCGGTTTGTTGATCTTATTGATGAAGGCATCGATCTGGTCATCCGCATTGGCGAGCTTGCCGATAGCAGCGGGCTGGTCGCCAGAAGGCTCACGACTCAAAAACTGGTGATTTGCGCCTCTCCGGACTATCTGCTCTATAGCGGTGAACCAGAAACCATAGACGATATTTCCGGACACCAATGTGTCATTGGTTTCAGACGACATCAGCCTGTGTCATGGCTATTGAAAGATTCCCAGGGACACATAACACGATATACTCCCCCTGCAACACATGAGTTTGCCGATGGTGACGCCATGCTGCAGGCAACTCTGGCAGGGTGTGGTTTGTCACAGCTACCCATATGGCTGGTAGGTAAATATTTGGAAAGCGGAGAATTGCAGGAAGTTTTGGTAGGGCACTCCGGAGGTGAAATGCCCATCAGCGCTCTTTGGCCTAAAAGCCGCCAGCTGCTACCGAAAATCAGATATGTCGTAGACACTTTGGTTCAGGCGGCAAAAGACGGCACACTCGATTAATCAGTCCTGCGATTTGTAAACAGGGTAGTCCGTATAACCTTCTTCAAGACCGCCATACATAGTCGCCCGGTTTACTTCATTCAATGGCCAGTCATTTTGCATTCTTTCCACCAGATCCGGATTCGCAATGTAAGGCCGGCCGAAGGCAATCAAATCAGCTTTTCCTGAAGTGATATAAGACTCCGCCAGAGCTTTATTAAATCCGCCAGCAATGATCAATGTGCCGTGATAAGCATCTCGGAATTTTTCAATAAACCCATCAGGTATCGCCTGCTCACCCAGTGTTTGCTGGTCGCTGAGATGTACATAAGCTAACGATCTGCGGCTCAGTTCTTTCGCGATGAGTAACCAGGTTTCTTCTTCCCCTGAAAAAGCATGCATATCAAACAGGCGACCAAAAGGAGCAAGTCGAATCCCTGTTTTGTCTGCGCCAATAGCCTGAGATACTGCATCAGTAACATTCAGAACAAAACGCAGCCGGTTCTCTGGTCGCGGGCCGCCATACTCATCAGTACGGGTGTTAAGACCGCCATTAATGAACTGTTCTAACAGATAACCATTCGCCGCATGGATTTCTACTCCATCAAAACCTGCCTGTATGGCATTTTTGGCAGCTCGTGCATAATCCTGCACAATCTGGCTGAGTTCATCGGTCGCCAATGCACGTGGAGCAGAGACGGGTACAGGACCAGGGTTTCCTTGTTCATCGCGGGCATAGCAGGTTGAATTGTTTGCTCTGACAGCAACACAGCTGACCGGTGCTTCACCGTCTTGCTGCAAACTGGTATGTGAGATTCGTCCTACATGCCAGATTTGGAGGTAAATTTTTCCACCCGCCTCATGAACCGCACGGGTCGTTTTTTCCCACCCTTTAATCTGCTCGTCATTATAAATACCCGGGGTGAACAAATATCCTTGCCCCTGAACTGAAATTTGAGCACCTTCTGTAATAATCAGTCCTGCTGAAGCACGTTGCTGATAATACTTTGCCGTCAGATCATCGGCGGTATCTCCCGCTTTGGCTCGTGAACGGGTCATAGGCGCCATAATAATTCGGTTTTTAAGAGTAATTCCACCTAACTGATAAGCTGTAAATAATTTGTCCATATTTAGCTCCTTAGCTGCAAATAATGCTTTCATCATGGAGCTCTGCTGCCGTTTATGGAACACCTGTTTGTTCCTCACAGATGTTCCATAAGTTCTACATTACTTTAAATTCTTATGCTGATCCTTCTGATAAGCAAACTGTTTTAACATCAGAACGATGTTTAATAACAATACTGTAGAATGCGAGCCCCGCAAAAATTACACTGCTGAGTACTACAGAGTGAGCGCCAAGGTGGGCAATAAACCAACCACCGGCAAGCGAGCCAATAGTAATTCCCAGATTGGAAAATGACATATACAGGCTGTTCGCAAACTCAGGTGCCTCTCTGGCTTCACGCATTAGCCATGTCTGACTGATCACCAGGCCGGAAGAATGACATGCGCCCCAGAAAACTGTGAGCAGACACATTGCCATTGGAGAAAAACCTAACCACCAAACCAACAGTAAAACAGAAATATACAGCAGTGGATAAATATGAGTTGTCTTCACAGTATTCTTTTGCAAAAAACTACTGAAGATAAAGTTACCTACAAAACCACACACACCAAACAAAATCAGCATAGCGCTGATAGAATTGCTATTGAGATGTGTCACTCGGGTCAGATAATCGGCAACATAGCTGAAACAGGAAAACATGGCTGCGAAAACCAGCGTAACAGTGGAAATAGTCAACCATAGCTTTTTGTTTTTCAGCACAGAAACCTGACTGGCAAAAGACACTTTATGCGTAGCAGGCATTGAAGGCATAAGGAACAGGACCCCAATAAAAGCCACAACGCAGGCAGCAGCGCCAAAATAGAAAG
This region includes:
- a CDS encoding alkene reductase: MSTNELFTTYHMGKTQLVNRFVMAPMTRSRARDEHADDLTTQYYAQRASAGLIISEGLPISREGTGYLFTPGIYRESQVVAWRPVTEAVHQQGGKIFAQLWHVGRVSHVSLQPEGLAPVSASSVKGGNAFAWDDNGQPATVTASTPRALATEEIPRIVNDFRLAAINAIAAGFDGVEIHAANGYLIEQFINPLINTRDDIYNGATIENRTRLLLEITDAIVGEIGADRTGVRLSPCNQLQDMPAYSEASDTYLYIGQQLSQRNIAYVHLMAQGDVMFNGFLRNFRREWKGTLILAGGLNINQADTLIKDNMIDLAAFGSPFIANPDFVERIKNGWPLSQANKNAYYGGGSSGYTDYLPYRE
- a CDS encoding LLM class flavin-dependent oxidoreductase, producing MKFSDIPLSLLDLSPVTEGHSVSDAINTSITLARAAEDAGYHRFWMAEHHNKPDIASAATAVLLSHIGARTHKIRIGSGGIMLPNHAPLIIAEQFGTLETLYPGRVDLGIGRASGIDQETRRTLRRDGLSQSFEFPGLLEELQYFLAEAHSGQSITAIPGAGLPIPVWLLGSGTFSAKLAAQKSLPFVFASYFSPGDMANAIDTYRSEFKPSEFLESPFVMVCVNVIAANTQKEADLLATTELQKFLYFRRGIAVKLLKPVRNMNILWRPSEAQQILTQLRESIWGTPKGVRAGLMDLIRRTGANEIMVNSWIHDAEARIYSHQLIADCWSN
- a CDS encoding LysR family transcriptional regulator — translated: MRKTDHLGGINAFITTAQLGNFTAAAERLGLTKSAVGKSVSRLEDRLGLKLFHRSTRRLSLTPDGERFLISCQSAFDILDQAEAELKSHIQQPAGRLRVDLPAAFGRQRILPILLEITRKYPELALTVTFSERFVDLIDEGIDLVIRIGELADSSGLVARRLTTQKLVICASPDYLLYSGEPETIDDISGHQCVIGFRRHQPVSWLLKDSQGHITRYTPPATHEFADGDAMLQATLAGCGLSQLPIWLVGKYLESGELQEVLVGHSGGEMPISALWPKSRQLLPKIRYVVDTLVQAAKDGTLD
- a CDS encoding alkene reductase; the protein is MDKLFTAYQLGGITLKNRIIMAPMTRSRAKAGDTADDLTAKYYQQRASAGLIITEGAQISVQGQGYLFTPGIYNDEQIKGWEKTTRAVHEAGGKIYLQIWHVGRISHTSLQQDGEAPVSCVAVRANNSTCYARDEQGNPGPVPVSAPRALATDELSQIVQDYARAAKNAIQAGFDGVEIHAANGYLLEQFINGGLNTRTDEYGGPRPENRLRFVLNVTDAVSQAIGADKTGIRLAPFGRLFDMHAFSGEEETWLLIAKELSRRSLAYVHLSDQQTLGEQAIPDGFIEKFRDAYHGTLIIAGGFNKALAESYITSGKADLIAFGRPYIANPDLVERMQNDWPLNEVNRATMYGGLEEGYTDYPVYKSQD
- a CDS encoding MFS transporter is translated as MQNKSTLLLLALSVAVFGVITTEIAIIGLLPKLVSQLHVTSQQVGFLVSIYAIIVAITGPFITLLLSGFNKKTVLLTILCVFIISNLIYATTDVFNLMLVFRILPALAHAVFFAVALVVAASSVPKEKAAGAAAKVFAGVAIGLVLGVPLSSLIADHFSLAAAFYFGAAACVVAFIGVLFLMPSMPATHKVSFASQVSVLKNKKLWLTISTVTLVFAAMFSCFSYVADYLTRVTHLNSNSISAMLILFGVCGFVGNFIFSSFLQKNTVKTTHIYPLLYISVLLLVWWLGFSPMAMCLLTVFWGACHSSGLVISQTWLMREAREAPEFANSLYMSFSNLGITIGSLAGGWFIAHLGAHSVVLSSVIFAGLAFYSIVIKHRSDVKTVCLSEGSA